A DNA window from Kitasatospora atroaurantiaca contains the following coding sequences:
- the fabG gene encoding 3-oxoacyl-[acyl-carrier-protein] reductase, which yields MSRSVLVTGGNRGIGLAIALAFAEAGDKVAITSRLGEVPAELAKYEVTAVRCDINDSEQVDAAFTEIEAKQGAVEVLVCNAGITKDTLLLRMSEQDFTSVVDTNLTGTFRVVKRASAKMLRARKGRIVLISSVVGLLGSPGQANYAASKAGLVGFARSLARELGSRNITVNVVAPGFVDTDMTAVLTEERRKEIVAGVPLGRYAAPAEIASAVRFLSSDEAAYITGAVIPVDGGLGMGH from the coding sequence TTGAGCCGCTCGGTTCTCGTCACCGGAGGTAACCGGGGCATCGGCCTCGCGATCGCCCTGGCCTTCGCCGAGGCGGGGGACAAGGTAGCCATCACCAGCCGTTTGGGGGAGGTCCCCGCCGAGCTGGCGAAGTACGAGGTGACCGCCGTCCGCTGCGACATCAACGACTCCGAGCAGGTCGACGCGGCCTTCACCGAGATCGAGGCCAAGCAGGGCGCGGTCGAGGTGCTGGTCTGCAACGCCGGCATCACCAAGGACACCCTGCTGCTGCGCATGTCGGAGCAGGACTTCACCTCCGTCGTGGACACCAACCTCACCGGCACCTTCCGGGTGGTCAAGCGGGCGTCCGCCAAGATGCTGCGGGCCCGCAAGGGCCGGATCGTGCTCATCTCCTCGGTCGTCGGCCTGCTGGGCTCGCCCGGGCAGGCGAACTACGCGGCGTCCAAGGCCGGCCTGGTCGGCTTCGCCCGCTCGCTGGCCCGTGAGCTCGGCTCGCGCAACATCACCGTCAACGTGGTCGCCCCCGGCTTCGTCGACACCGACATGACGGCGGTGCTCACCGAGGAGCGCCGCAAGGAGATCGTCGCCGGCGTGCCGCTCGGCCGCTACGCCGCACCCGCCGAGATCGCCTCGGCCGTTCGCTTCCTCTCCTCGGACGAGGCCGCATACATCACCGGAGCCGTCATTCCCGTCGACGGCGGATTGGGCATGGGTCACTGA
- a CDS encoding MBL fold metallo-hydrolase, producing the protein MSEAHQSTGSPKRLLALTALAAAAGTVAWSLRDLPAAFGRRPDGTDPRIRNSPQYRDGVFHNAPSALAQEPQNPPQVDRSTVRKMLFEREGRTPVRPVPVVRPEGGPQRPAAEGIEIVWYGHASALVEIEGSRVLIDPIWSDRCSPVAHVGPKRLHPAPVELEELPQVDVVLISHDHYDHLDMATVKRLVTTQSAPFAVPLGIGGHLSRWGVPEHRIIELDWDETCTLGELTLTLTSAHHFSGRSTTRNTTLWGSWVIAGPNRKIYYTGDSGYFEGYAAIGEKHGPFDAALVQIGAYNEAWADIHMTPEDAVRAHLDLRAELLVPVHWCTFNLALHPWAEPIERLLAEAKAQAVPLAVPRPGQRVDVDNPPELDGWWEDVA; encoded by the coding sequence ATGAGCGAGGCACACCAGAGCACCGGCAGCCCGAAGAGACTGCTGGCACTGACCGCCCTGGCCGCGGCGGCCGGCACCGTCGCCTGGTCGCTGCGCGACCTCCCCGCCGCCTTCGGCCGGCGGCCGGACGGGACCGACCCGCGTATCCGCAACTCCCCGCAGTACCGCGACGGCGTCTTCCACAACGCCCCGTCCGCCCTGGCCCAGGAGCCGCAGAACCCGCCGCAGGTGGACCGGTCGACCGTCCGGAAGATGCTCTTCGAGCGCGAGGGCCGTACGCCCGTCCGGCCGGTGCCGGTGGTCCGGCCCGAGGGCGGCCCGCAGCGGCCGGCCGCCGAGGGCATCGAGATCGTCTGGTACGGGCACGCCTCGGCGCTGGTCGAGATCGAGGGCAGCCGGGTGCTGATCGACCCGATCTGGAGCGACCGCTGCTCCCCCGTGGCGCACGTCGGCCCGAAGCGGCTGCACCCGGCTCCGGTCGAGCTGGAGGAGCTGCCGCAGGTCGACGTGGTGCTGATCTCGCACGACCACTACGACCACCTGGACATGGCCACCGTGAAGCGGCTGGTGACCACCCAGTCCGCGCCGTTCGCGGTGCCGCTGGGCATCGGCGGCCACCTGAGCCGCTGGGGCGTCCCCGAGCACCGGATCATCGAGCTCGACTGGGACGAGACCTGCACCCTCGGCGAGCTGACCCTGACGCTGACCTCCGCGCACCACTTCTCCGGCCGCTCGACCACCCGCAACACCACGCTCTGGGGCTCCTGGGTGATCGCCGGGCCGAACCGGAAGATCTACTACACCGGCGACTCGGGCTACTTCGAGGGCTACGCCGCGATCGGCGAGAAGCACGGCCCGTTCGACGCCGCGCTGGTCCAGATCGGTGCCTACAACGAGGCCTGGGCCGACATCCACATGACCCCCGAGGACGCCGTCCGCGCCCACCTCGACCTGCGGGCCGAGCTGCTGGTGCCCGTCCACTGGTGCACCTTCAACCTGGCCCTGCACCCGTGGGCCGAGCCGATCGAGCGGCTGCTGGCCGAGGCCAAGGCGCAGGCCGTGCCACTGGCCGTGCCGCGCCCGGGCCAGCGCGTGGACGTGGACAACCCGCCGGAGCTGGACGGCTGGTGGGAGGACGTGGCCTGA
- the moaA gene encoding GTP 3',8-cyclase MoaA — protein sequence MLLDTFGRQAVDLRVSLTDRCNLRCTYCMPEEGLQWLAKPDLLTDEEIVRLVTVAVRDLGVREVRFTGGEPLLRPGLVGIVAACAELEPRPELSLTTNGIGLARTATALRQAGLDRVNVSLDTLDADTFFTLTRRKRHQDVLDGLAAAEAAGLTPVKLNAVLMRGVNDHEAADLLDWCLQHGYELRFIEQMPLDAQHGWDRSSMVTAEEILGRLQDRFSLTPEPSSVRGAAPAERWLVEGGPASVGVIASVTRPFCRACDRTRLTADGQVRNCLFATGETDLRTALRSGGSDAEIGELWRAAMWGKKAGAGIDNPDFLQPERPMSAIGG from the coding sequence GTGCTCCTCGACACCTTTGGCCGACAGGCCGTCGACCTGCGGGTCTCCCTCACCGACCGGTGCAACCTGCGCTGCACCTACTGCATGCCCGAAGAGGGCCTGCAGTGGCTGGCCAAGCCCGACCTGCTGACCGACGAGGAGATCGTCCGGCTGGTCACCGTCGCGGTCCGCGACCTGGGCGTCCGGGAGGTCCGTTTCACCGGCGGCGAGCCGCTGCTGCGCCCCGGACTGGTCGGCATCGTCGCCGCCTGCGCCGAGCTGGAGCCCCGCCCCGAGCTCTCCCTGACCACCAACGGCATCGGCCTGGCCCGTACCGCCACCGCCCTCCGGCAGGCCGGCCTGGACCGGGTCAACGTCTCGCTCGACACCCTGGACGCCGACACCTTCTTCACCCTGACCCGCCGCAAGCGCCACCAGGACGTCCTGGACGGCCTGGCCGCCGCCGAGGCCGCCGGCCTCACCCCGGTCAAGCTCAACGCCGTCCTGATGCGCGGCGTCAACGACCACGAGGCCGCCGACCTGCTCGACTGGTGCCTGCAGCACGGGTACGAGCTGCGCTTCATCGAGCAGATGCCGCTGGACGCCCAGCACGGCTGGGACCGCTCCTCGATGGTCACCGCCGAGGAGATCCTGGGCCGCCTGCAGGATCGTTTCTCCCTCACCCCGGAGCCGTCCAGCGTCCGTGGCGCGGCCCCTGCCGAGCGCTGGCTGGTCGAGGGCGGTCCGGCGAGCGTGGGTGTGATCGCCTCGGTGACCCGGCCGTTCTGCCGGGCCTGCGACCGTACCCGGCTCACCGCCGACGGCCAGGTCCGCAACTGCCTCTTCGCCACCGGCGAGACCGACCTTCGGACCGCCCTGAGGTCCGGCGGCAGCGACGCCGAGATCGGCGAGCTGTGGCGGGCCGCGATGTGGGGCAAGAAGGCGGGCGCGGGGATCGACAACCCGGACTTCCTCCAGCCCGAGCGCCCGATGTCCGCCATCGGCGGCTGA
- a CDS encoding SGM_5486 family transporter-associated protein gives MPVLEPNPPDGQKKLLQLMGVIAGIVILVAVVAVIARNMG, from the coding sequence ATGCCAGTACTCGAACCCAATCCCCCGGACGGCCAGAAGAAGCTGCTGCAGCTGATGGGCGTGATCGCCGGCATCGTGATCCTGGTGGCCGTGGTCGCGGTCATCGCCAGGAACATGGGCTGA
- the fabI gene encoding enoyl-ACP reductase FabI, whose protein sequence is MSGILEGKRILITGVLMESSIAFHTAKLAQEQGAEIILTAFPRPSLTERIAKKLPKPVKVLELDVSSEEQLAGIADQVREHLPTLDGIVHSIGFAPQDALGGNFLNTPWESVATAMQVSAFSLKSLTMALLPLMQDGGSVVGLTFDAQFAWPKYDWMGPAKAALEATSRYLARDLGERNIRCNLISAGPIGSMAAKSIPGFGDLAATWDARSPLKWDLSDPEPAGRGVVALLSDWFPKTTGEIIHVDGGLHAIGA, encoded by the coding sequence ATGAGTGGAATCCTCGAGGGCAAGCGGATCCTGATCACCGGTGTGCTGATGGAGTCCTCCATCGCCTTCCACACCGCGAAGCTGGCCCAGGAGCAGGGCGCGGAGATCATCCTCACCGCCTTCCCGCGCCCCAGCCTGACCGAGCGCATCGCCAAGAAGCTCCCCAAGCCGGTGAAGGTGCTGGAGCTGGACGTGTCCAGCGAGGAGCAGCTGGCGGGCATCGCGGACCAGGTGCGCGAGCACCTGCCGACCCTGGACGGCATCGTCCACTCCATCGGCTTCGCGCCGCAGGACGCCCTGGGCGGCAACTTCCTGAACACCCCGTGGGAGTCCGTGGCCACCGCCATGCAGGTCTCCGCGTTCTCGCTGAAGTCGCTGACCATGGCGCTGCTCCCGCTGATGCAGGACGGCGGCTCGGTGGTCGGCCTGACCTTCGACGCGCAGTTCGCCTGGCCGAAGTACGACTGGATGGGCCCGGCCAAGGCCGCGCTGGAGGCCACCTCCCGCTACCTGGCCCGTGACCTGGGCGAGCGGAACATCCGCTGCAACCTGATCTCGGCCGGTCCGATCGGCTCGATGGCCGCGAAGTCCATCCCGGGCTTCGGCGACCTGGCGGCCACCTGGGACGCCCGTTCCCCGCTGAAGTGGGACCTCTCCGACCCGGAGCCGGCCGGCCGTGGCGTGGTCGCGCTGCTCTCCGACTGGTTCCCGAAGACCACCGGCGAGATCATCCACGTCGACGGCGGCCTCCACGCCATCGGCGCCTGA
- a CDS encoding DUF3099 domain-containing protein: protein MGKSGQVFRITGARSSLSEDVRGRQRRYVISMLVRTACVVLAVVMWDIQRYVAYVALVGGVLLPYFAVLLANAGREKAPGLPSTFAVPAQTPLMLGPGGTGGGGAPAEE, encoded by the coding sequence ATGGGCAAGAGCGGGCAGGTGTTCCGGATCACCGGAGCACGCAGCAGCCTCTCGGAGGATGTCCGGGGGCGCCAGCGGCGCTACGTGATCTCGATGCTGGTCCGTACGGCGTGCGTGGTCCTCGCCGTCGTCATGTGGGACATCCAGCGCTACGTGGCGTACGTGGCCCTCGTCGGCGGGGTCCTGCTGCCGTACTTCGCCGTCCTGCTCGCCAACGCCGGGCGGGAGAAGGCGCCCGGTCTGCCGAGCACCTTCGCGGTGCCCGCGCAGACGCCGCTGATGCTCGGGCCGGGCGGCACCGGCGGGGGTGGAGCCCCGGCCGAGGAGTGA
- a CDS encoding TldD/PmbA family protein: protein MTAIHPNVIQPHELVERALELSRADGCVVIADEESTANLRWAGNALTTNGVTRGRRLTVIATVDGAQGTASGVVAREAVTLDEVESLVRAAEEAARGAEPAEDAQPLVEARPSSPDFTSAPSETSIEVFAEFAPALGEAFARARAAGQLLYGFARHEVTSSYLGTSTGLRLRHDQPTGSVEINAKTADLSGSAWAGAATRDFQDVDVAALHTQLTQRLAWGQKRIDLPAGRYETLLPPTAVADLLIYLSWSSGGRDAAEGKTVFSKPGGGTRVGEKLSPLPLTLRSDPAEAGLQAAPFVLTHSSGEDSSVFDNGLPLTATDWIRDGELANLLTTRHSAGLTGLPLTPPVDNLVLETADQAAAPTLDEMIARTERGLLLTCLWYIREVDPATLLLTGLTRDGVYLVENGEVVGAVNNFRFNESPVDLLGRITEVGRTEQCLPREWGDWFTRTAMPPVRVADFNMSSVSQAS from the coding sequence ATGACTGCGATTCATCCGAACGTGATTCAGCCCCACGAGCTGGTCGAGCGCGCCCTCGAACTCTCCCGCGCCGACGGCTGCGTGGTGATCGCCGACGAGGAGTCGACGGCCAACCTGCGCTGGGCCGGCAACGCGCTCACCACCAACGGCGTCACCCGGGGCCGCCGGCTCACCGTGATCGCCACCGTCGACGGCGCCCAGGGCACCGCCTCCGGCGTGGTCGCCCGCGAGGCCGTCACCCTGGACGAGGTGGAGAGCCTGGTCCGCGCCGCCGAGGAGGCCGCGCGCGGCGCCGAGCCCGCGGAGGACGCCCAGCCGCTGGTCGAGGCCCGGCCCTCGTCCCCCGACTTCACCTCGGCTCCCTCCGAGACCTCGATCGAGGTCTTCGCCGAGTTCGCCCCGGCCCTCGGCGAGGCCTTCGCCCGGGCCCGCGCGGCCGGCCAGCTGCTGTACGGCTTCGCCCGGCACGAGGTGACGAGCAGTTACCTCGGCACCTCCACCGGTCTGCGGCTGCGCCACGACCAGCCGACCGGCTCGGTCGAGATCAACGCCAAGACCGCCGACCTCTCCGGCTCGGCCTGGGCGGGCGCCGCCACCCGGGACTTCCAGGACGTGGACGTCGCCGCCCTGCACACCCAGCTGACCCAGCGCCTGGCCTGGGGACAGAAGCGGATCGACCTGCCCGCCGGCCGGTACGAGACGCTGCTGCCGCCCACCGCCGTCGCCGACCTGCTGATCTACCTCAGCTGGTCCTCAGGCGGCCGGGACGCCGCCGAGGGCAAGACGGTCTTCAGCAAGCCGGGCGGAGGGACCAGGGTCGGCGAGAAGCTCAGCCCACTGCCGCTGACCCTGCGCTCCGACCCGGCCGAGGCGGGCCTGCAGGCCGCGCCCTTCGTGCTCACGCACTCCTCCGGCGAGGACAGCTCGGTCTTCGACAACGGACTGCCGCTCACCGCCACCGACTGGATCCGCGACGGCGAGCTGGCCAACCTGCTCACCACCCGTCACTCGGCGGGCCTGACCGGCCTCCCGCTCACCCCGCCGGTGGACAACCTGGTGCTGGAGACAGCCGACCAGGCCGCCGCCCCGACGCTGGACGAGATGATCGCCCGCACCGAGCGCGGGCTGCTGCTCACCTGCCTCTGGTACATCCGCGAGGTCGACCCGGCGACGCTGCTGCTCACCGGGCTCACCCGGGACGGCGTCTACCTGGTGGAGAACGGCGAGGTGGTCGGTGCGGTGAACAACTTCCGGTTCAACGAGTCCCCGGTGGACCTGCTGGGCCGGATCACCGAGGTCGGCCGCACCGAGCAGTGCCTGCCGCGCGAGTGGGGCGACTGGTTCACCCGTACCGCGATGCCTCCGGTCCGGGTGGCGGACTTCAACATGAGCTCGGTCAGCCAAGCCTCCTGA
- a CDS encoding CynX/NimT family MFS transporter: MSTAADTATHRTEARPAAPQPAANRGKYLAWLLAVAIAAAAFNLRPVVTSLGPMLDQVRADLGMSATVAGLLTAVPSLCFAVFGLAAPALARRVGPIAVVTAGLGAITLGVLARSFAGGTAVFLLLTAVALAGVAVSNVLIPVVIKRYFPDRVGPMIGLYSMALSAGTALAAAATVPLTTALGGSWREGLGVWGLLAAATLVLWLVTLFLRRERSEGSVARATAKLPILRSRTAWALAVFLGLQATSAYATMGWLPKIYQDAGVSAGASGVLLALVMAISVPVSFILPNLAARRGDQRIFVVVLGLCGIAGYTGLALAAGTASWLWACLVGLSMCAFPLALTMIGLRARTPGGVAQLSAFAQSLGYLISIPGPILIGSLYQSTGGWYLPLGFLALLLVPQMVFGLRAALSRHIEDEVVQAQVKA, encoded by the coding sequence ATGTCCACCGCAGCAGACACCGCCACCCACCGCACCGAGGCCCGACCGGCAGCCCCACAGCCCGCCGCCAACCGCGGCAAGTACCTGGCCTGGCTGCTCGCCGTCGCCATCGCGGCCGCGGCCTTCAACCTCCGCCCGGTGGTCACCAGCCTCGGCCCGATGCTCGACCAGGTCCGCGCCGACCTCGGGATGAGCGCCACCGTCGCCGGGCTGCTCACCGCCGTGCCCTCGCTCTGCTTCGCGGTCTTCGGCCTCGCCGCCCCGGCCCTGGCCCGGAGGGTCGGCCCGATCGCGGTGGTCACGGCCGGCCTCGGCGCCATCACCCTCGGCGTGCTGGCCCGCTCCTTCGCGGGCGGCACCGCGGTCTTCCTGCTGCTGACCGCTGTCGCGCTGGCCGGTGTCGCGGTGTCCAACGTACTGATCCCGGTGGTGATCAAGCGCTACTTCCCCGACCGGGTCGGCCCGATGATCGGCCTCTACTCGATGGCGCTGTCCGCCGGCACCGCGCTCGCCGCGGCCGCCACCGTCCCGCTGACCACCGCGCTCGGCGGCAGCTGGCGCGAGGGTCTGGGCGTCTGGGGTCTGCTGGCGGCGGCCACCCTGGTGCTCTGGCTGGTGACGCTGTTCCTGCGCCGCGAGCGCTCCGAGGGCTCCGTGGCCCGGGCCACCGCCAAGCTGCCGATCCTGCGCAGCCGTACCGCCTGGGCACTGGCCGTCTTCCTGGGCCTGCAGGCGACCAGCGCGTACGCCACGATGGGCTGGCTGCCCAAGATCTACCAGGACGCCGGCGTCTCGGCCGGTGCCTCCGGCGTGCTCCTGGCGCTGGTGATGGCGATCAGCGTCCCGGTCTCCTTCATCCTGCCCAACCTGGCCGCCCGCCGTGGTGACCAGCGGATCTTCGTGGTCGTGCTGGGCCTGTGCGGCATCGCCGGCTACACCGGCCTGGCGCTCGCCGCGGGCACCGCCTCCTGGCTGTGGGCCTGCCTGGTGGGCCTGTCGATGTGCGCCTTCCCGCTCGCCCTGACCATGATCGGCCTGCGGGCCCGGACGCCGGGCGGGGTGGCCCAGCTCTCGGCCTTCGCCCAGAGCCTCGGCTACCTGATCTCCATCCCCGGCCCGATCCTGATCGGCAGCCTCTACCAGTCCACCGGCGGCTGGTACCTGCCGCTCGGCTTCCTGGCCCTGCTGCTCGTCCCGCAGATGGTCTTCGGCCTGCGCGCGGCGCTGTCCCGGCACATCGAGGACGAGGTCGTTCAAGCCCAGGTCAAGGCGTAG
- a CDS encoding FadR/GntR family transcriptional regulator — protein sequence MALSTTRRTPLSDQVIAQLRAQITSGEWPVGSRIPTESELVEQLGVARNTVREAVRALAHNGLLDIRQGSGTYVLATSELAGVMHRRFADADQEQVAELRSMLETSAAGLAATRRTERDLELLATALARREAAWSAGDPEDFVQADAAFHQAVVAAAHNDVIAAVYADLGEVLRAHLRHDVGSELIAERYVGHDGILDAVRAGDAARASVEAGRAIGAC from the coding sequence ATGGCGCTGTCGACCACCAGGCGCACCCCGCTGTCCGATCAGGTGATCGCACAGCTGCGGGCCCAGATCACCTCGGGCGAATGGCCGGTCGGCTCGCGGATCCCCACCGAGTCGGAGCTCGTCGAACAGCTCGGGGTGGCCCGCAACACCGTGCGCGAGGCCGTCCGGGCGCTCGCGCACAACGGCCTGCTGGACATCCGCCAGGGCTCGGGCACGTACGTCCTGGCCACCAGCGAGCTGGCCGGGGTGATGCACCGCCGCTTCGCGGACGCCGACCAGGAGCAGGTCGCCGAGCTGCGGTCGATGCTGGAGACCTCGGCCGCCGGCCTCGCCGCGACCCGGCGGACCGAGCGGGACCTCGAGCTGCTGGCGACCGCGCTGGCCAGGCGGGAGGCGGCCTGGTCCGCGGGCGACCCGGAGGACTTCGTCCAAGCGGACGCGGCGTTCCACCAGGCCGTGGTGGCGGCGGCGCACAACGACGTCATCGCGGCGGTGTACGCGGACCTGGGGGAGGTGCTGCGGGCGCACCTGCGGCACGACGTCGGCTCCGAGCTGATCGCCGAGCGGTACGTGGGGCACGACGGCATCCTGGACGCGGTCCGGGCGGGGGACGCGGCGCGGGCCTCGGTGGAGGCGGGGCGCGCGATCGGCGCGTGCTGA
- a CDS encoding RNA 2'-phosphotransferase: protein MDEKRTVKTSKTLSRILRHDPGSAGITLDEAGWVRVDTLLAALARRGTRLSRAELDHVVETNNKRRFAYSEDGLSIRASQGHSVAVDLGLAATEPPPVLYHGTTGRALDAILQEGLRPMSRQDVHLSADTETAVRVGSRHGRPVVLVVDAAAMSAAGHVFRVSANGVWLTDTVAPEYLTLQAS from the coding sequence GTGGACGAGAAACGTACCGTCAAGACCTCCAAGACCCTCTCCCGCATCCTGCGGCACGACCCCGGCTCGGCCGGCATCACCCTCGACGAGGCCGGCTGGGTACGGGTCGACACCCTGCTCGCGGCCCTTGCCCGGCGCGGCACCCGGCTGAGCCGGGCCGAGCTGGACCACGTCGTGGAGACGAACAACAAGCGCCGCTTCGCCTACTCCGAGGACGGGCTCTCCATCCGGGCGAGCCAGGGCCACTCGGTGGCGGTCGACCTCGGGCTGGCCGCCACCGAGCCGCCGCCGGTGCTGTACCACGGCACCACGGGGCGGGCGCTGGACGCGATCCTCCAGGAGGGCCTGCGGCCGATGTCCCGGCAGGACGTCCATCTCTCCGCGGACACCGAGACCGCCGTGCGGGTCGGCTCCCGGCACGGCCGGCCGGTCGTCCTGGTGGTCGACGCCGCCGCGATGTCGGCGGCCGGCCATGTCTTCCGGGTCAGCGCCAACGGCGTGTGGCTGACCGACACCGTCGCGCCGGAATATCTGACCCTGCAGGCCTCCTAG
- a CDS encoding TldD/PmbA family protein, producing MPPTSSAGTPRGRAVDPQFLAYPLHALAEAALGRAKQLGAAHADFRLERVRSASWRLRDGRPSGSSDSVQLGFAVRVLLDGAWGFAAGVDLTADAAARVAEQAVAVARLSGGISRAAGSADVVELAEEPVHADATWVSSYEVNPFDVPDAEKTALLADWSNRLLAADGVSHVSANLLTVQENKFYADTSGTVTTQQRVRLHPHLEATSVDERTGAFDSMRTIAPPVGRGWEYLLGTGWNWDAELAELPELLAEKMKAPSVEAGRYDLVIDPSNLWLTIHESIGHATELDRALGYEAAYAGTSFATFDKLGSLRYGSELMHVTGDRTAEHGLSTIGYDDEGVATQSWDLVKDGVLVGYQLDRAMAKQKGFGRSNGCAFADSPAHVPVQRMANVSLQPVAGGPDTEGLFEGVEKGLYIVGDRSWSIDMQRYNFQFTGQRAYAIRNGRLAGQVKDFAYQATTTDFWGSMSAVGGPQTYVLGGAFNCGKAQPGQVAAVSHGCPSALFRNVNVLNTQQEAGH from the coding sequence ATGCCGCCGACATCCAGCGCTGGCACACCCCGCGGCCGCGCCGTCGATCCGCAGTTCCTCGCGTACCCGCTGCACGCCCTCGCCGAGGCCGCACTCGGCCGGGCGAAGCAGCTCGGCGCCGCCCACGCGGACTTCCGGCTGGAGCGCGTCCGCAGCGCCTCCTGGCGGCTGCGCGACGGCCGCCCGTCCGGCTCCTCCGACAGCGTGCAGCTGGGCTTCGCCGTCCGGGTGCTGCTGGACGGCGCCTGGGGCTTCGCGGCCGGGGTGGACCTGACCGCCGACGCGGCGGCCCGGGTCGCCGAGCAGGCGGTGGCGGTGGCCCGGCTCTCCGGCGGGATCAGCCGGGCGGCCGGCTCGGCGGACGTGGTCGAACTGGCCGAGGAGCCGGTCCACGCCGACGCGACCTGGGTCTCCTCGTACGAGGTCAACCCCTTCGACGTACCGGACGCCGAGAAGACCGCGCTGCTCGCCGACTGGAGCAACCGCCTGCTGGCCGCCGACGGTGTGTCACACGTGTCGGCCAACCTGCTGACGGTGCAGGAGAACAAGTTCTACGCCGACACCTCCGGCACCGTCACCACCCAGCAGCGCGTCCGGCTGCACCCGCACCTGGAAGCCACCTCGGTCGACGAGCGGACGGGCGCCTTCGACTCGATGCGCACCATCGCCCCGCCGGTCGGCCGCGGCTGGGAGTACCTGCTCGGGACCGGCTGGAACTGGGACGCCGAACTCGCCGAGCTCCCCGAGCTGCTGGCCGAGAAGATGAAGGCCCCGAGCGTCGAGGCGGGCCGGTACGACCTGGTCATCGACCCGTCCAACCTCTGGCTCACGATCCACGAGTCGATCGGCCACGCCACCGAGCTGGACCGCGCGCTCGGCTACGAGGCCGCCTACGCGGGCACCTCCTTCGCCACCTTCGACAAGCTGGGCTCGCTCAGGTACGGCTCCGAGCTGATGCACGTCACCGGCGACCGCACCGCCGAGCACGGCCTCTCCACCATCGGGTACGACGACGAGGGCGTGGCCACCCAGTCCTGGGACCTCGTCAAGGACGGTGTCCTGGTCGGCTACCAGCTGGACCGCGCGATGGCGAAGCAGAAGGGCTTCGGCCGCTCCAACGGCTGCGCCTTCGCCGACTCCCCCGCCCACGTCCCGGTGCAGCGGATGGCCAACGTCTCGCTCCAGCCGGTGGCCGGCGGCCCGGACACCGAGGGCCTGTTCGAGGGCGTGGAGAAGGGCCTGTACATCGTCGGGGACCGCTCCTGGTCGATCGACATGCAGCGCTACAACTTCCAGTTCACGGGCCAGCGCGCCTACGCGATCAGGAACGGCCGCCTGGCCGGGCAGGTCAAGGACTTCGCCTACCAGGCCACCACCACCGACTTCTGGGGCTCGATGAGCGCCGTCGGCGGCCCGCAGACGTACGTGCTCGGCGGTGCGTTCAACTGCGGCAAGGCCCAGCCGGGCCAGGTCGCGGCGGTCAGCCACGGCTGCCCGTCCGCGCTGTTCCGCAACGTCAACGTCCTCAACACGCAGCAGGAGGCCGGTCACTGA